Proteins encoded within one genomic window of Salipaludibacillus agaradhaerens:
- a CDS encoding response regulator, producing the protein MLRIMLVDDEPIEREGLQLILRKNRSNFTVVAEAENGIEAVEMAIIHKPDLIFMDIKMPEVDGLEAIKQIQPELPTAKFIMVSAFDTFDYARRAMTYGIKEYLLKPSKISEVLESFDRMVAEIETEKQNLAEKQEMNHRLERAGSFIEMEFIMSLLMDHVHEFDVEVWNDWIDIENKRGYIAVFSFQFNRVHSSRSEKSQWYRLLKETIQRQCDRCLVGPLTGFQVPVFFFDTANDMVNDEKRQQFVRRIIPSVQSKLIGCHVFAGVGTVVSDITQIGDSYKEAIYALELVHNHPTASYMVYNDKLKQKRAELLPFEIEKDLVEAIKTGDSQKGLHLFETYFNVIQQASDYQVRTIHKAMENFYIVLTRSLQELGFEEDIQISVGQLETSMQIKEAAKVQLIDLITRLREWRAHGIHFLLLQAKDYIDQHYDQVITLEEVANHIGISSYYLSRLFKDKFHVTFIEYLTSVRLQRAKGFLLDGSMSLKEIALNIGYKDPNYFSRVFKKETGLSPTGYRSKYQQ; encoded by the coding sequence GTGCTAAGAATTATGCTCGTCGATGATGAACCCATTGAAAGAGAAGGTCTACAGCTTATACTACGTAAAAATCGCTCTAACTTTACTGTTGTTGCTGAAGCTGAGAATGGAATAGAAGCTGTGGAAATGGCTATTATACATAAACCTGACCTCATTTTTATGGATATTAAAATGCCGGAAGTTGATGGGTTAGAAGCCATTAAGCAAATCCAGCCAGAACTTCCAACTGCAAAGTTTATTATGGTCTCTGCTTTTGATACGTTTGATTACGCAAGACGCGCTATGACCTATGGCATTAAAGAATACTTGTTAAAGCCAAGTAAAATATCGGAAGTTTTAGAGTCATTTGATCGCATGGTGGCAGAAATCGAAACAGAAAAACAGAACTTGGCCGAAAAGCAAGAAATGAATCATCGCTTAGAAAGAGCAGGCTCCTTTATTGAGATGGAATTTATTATGTCACTGCTGATGGATCATGTGCATGAATTTGATGTGGAAGTATGGAATGATTGGATTGATATAGAAAATAAACGAGGATATATCGCAGTTTTCTCCTTCCAATTTAATAGAGTGCACTCGTCTCGGAGTGAAAAGTCCCAATGGTACCGCCTTCTGAAGGAAACGATTCAGCGGCAATGTGATCGTTGTTTAGTAGGGCCATTAACCGGTTTTCAAGTTCCAGTATTCTTTTTTGATACGGCAAATGACATGGTAAATGATGAGAAGAGACAGCAGTTTGTAAGGAGAATTATTCCTTCAGTACAAAGCAAGCTGATAGGGTGTCACGTATTTGCAGGTGTTGGAACGGTTGTTTCTGACATTACTCAAATTGGGGACTCTTATAAGGAAGCCATTTATGCGTTGGAACTTGTACACAATCATCCAACTGCCTCTTATATGGTGTACAATGACAAATTAAAACAGAAACGCGCCGAGCTACTTCCATTTGAAATTGAAAAAGATTTAGTGGAAGCTATCAAAACAGGTGATTCTCAAAAAGGATTGCATCTGTTTGAAACCTATTTCAACGTGATTCAACAAGCCTCAGATTATCAAGTAAGAACAATACATAAAGCAATGGAGAATTTCTATATTGTTCTCACTCGCTCTCTACAAGAGCTTGGTTTTGAAGAGGACATTCAAATTAGTGTAGGACAATTAGAAACATCGATGCAAATAAAGGAAGCTGCAAAAGTACAATTAATTGATCTGATCACACGTCTACGAGAATGGCGTGCCCATGGTATTCACTTCCTACTCCTACAAGCAAAAGACTATATTGATCAACATTACGACCAGGTCATCACGCTTGAAGAGGTGGCCAATCACATTGGCATTAGTTCATATTATTTAAGCAGATTATTTAAAGATAAGTTTCATGTAACATTTATTGAGTATCTCACTTCTGTCAGACTACAAAGAGCTAAAGGTTTCTTACTAGATGGCTCAATGTCATTAAAGGAAATCGCACTGAACATTGGCTATAAAGACCCTAATTATTTCAGTAGAGTCTTCAAAAAAGAGACTGGTCTAAGTCCCACTGGCTATAGAAGTAAGTATCAACAGTAG
- a CDS encoding sugar porter family MFS transporter encodes MLEKHSSWYVILIAVSAGVAGLMYGFDTAVISGAIGFLAENYSLSPAMQGWVISCVMIGGVLGVALSGFLSDKYGRKNIMFLSAILFIISALGSAFATGVTMLIFARIIGGFGIGFASALSVTYISECAPPKIRGRLGSLYQLFTIFGICATFYINYGVANSGSYAWGLDTGWRWMLGYGVFPGLIFFVLLFFIPESPRFLMQKGREKEAFQTLKRINGEAVARQEAKEIKISIETEKSSSIKQLLKPGLRMAMGVGIFLALFNQVIGMNAVTYYGPDIFRSVGFENNTEFLATSIIGSVQVAFTIVALLLIDRLGRKKLMAIGSSLMAIFMVLIGSVFYFEPINSGPLLVIFIAGFTAAFCVSMGPIPWIMIPEIFPNHLRAKAVGIATMFLWGANWAIGQFTPILINNMGGAFTFWMFAVINVICFTFVMTIVPETKNKTLEEIGRFWKPKSEQGTEFKKEFNKDLAAGKID; translated from the coding sequence ATGTTAGAGAAACATTCATCTTGGTATGTTATTTTAATTGCAGTTTCAGCAGGGGTCGCTGGACTAATGTATGGTTTTGATACAGCAGTTATTTCAGGCGCTATCGGTTTTCTTGCTGAAAATTATAGCTTATCGCCGGCGATGCAAGGGTGGGTTATTTCTTGTGTTATGATCGGTGGTGTGCTTGGGGTAGCGCTGTCTGGCTTCTTAAGTGACAAATATGGTAGAAAAAATATTATGTTTCTATCTGCAATCCTTTTTATCATTTCTGCATTAGGCTCTGCTTTTGCAACTGGTGTGACGATGTTAATCTTCGCAAGAATTATTGGGGGATTCGGAATTGGATTTGCTTCCGCTTTATCTGTAACATATATCAGTGAGTGTGCACCGCCAAAAATTCGTGGCAGACTCGGCTCTCTTTATCAATTATTCACTATCTTCGGTATTTGTGCGACGTTCTACATTAACTATGGGGTTGCTAACAGCGGTAGTTATGCTTGGGGGTTAGATACAGGGTGGCGCTGGATGCTAGGTTACGGTGTTTTTCCAGGTTTAATATTTTTTGTTCTACTATTCTTCATTCCTGAAAGCCCAAGGTTTTTAATGCAAAAAGGTAGAGAAAAGGAAGCATTTCAAACCTTAAAGCGAATAAACGGAGAAGCAGTAGCCAGACAAGAAGCTAAGGAAATTAAAATCTCAATTGAAACGGAAAAGAGCTCATCTATTAAACAATTACTAAAGCCTGGTCTGCGTATGGCAATGGGGGTTGGTATTTTCTTAGCATTGTTTAATCAAGTAATTGGGATGAATGCCGTCACATACTATGGGCCAGATATTTTCCGGAGCGTTGGATTTGAAAATAACACAGAATTCCTTGCCACAAGTATTATTGGTAGTGTGCAAGTAGCATTTACCATAGTGGCGCTCCTGCTAATTGATAGATTAGGAAGAAAGAAATTAATGGCCATTGGTTCAAGCCTTATGGCAATTTTCATGGTACTCATTGGAAGTGTATTCTACTTTGAGCCTATCAATAGTGGTCCCCTACTAGTCATTTTTATAGCTGGTTTTACAGCAGCATTCTGTGTCTCCATGGGGCCCATTCCATGGATTATGATTCCAGAAATCTTCCCCAATCACCTTCGTGCGAAAGCTGTCGGTATCGCAACTATGTTCCTATGGGGAGCTAACTGGGCAATCGGTCAGTTCACACCGATTTTAATCAATAACATGGGTGGCGCTTTTACATTTTGGATGTTCGCTGTTATTAACGTCATTTGCTTTACCTTTGTAATGACCATAGTACCTGAAACAAAAAATAAAACGTTAGAAGAGATCGGACGCTTTTGGAAACCTAAAAGTGAGCAAGGCACAGAGTTTAAAAAAGAATTTAACAAAGATTTAGCTGCAGGAAAAATAGATTAG
- the rpsN gene encoding 30S ribosomal protein S14, producing MAKKSMVAKERKRQALVAQYADLRRELKEKGDYEALRKLPRDSSPTRLTRRCEMTGRPRAVLRKFKLSRIAFRELAHKGQLPGVKKSSW from the coding sequence GTGGCTAAAAAATCGATGGTAGCAAAGGAAAGAAAACGACAAGCCCTTGTGGCACAATACGCAGATTTACGAAGAGAGTTAAAGGAAAAAGGCGACTACGAAGCGTTAAGAAAATTACCTAGAGACTCCTCCCCTACTCGCCTGACGAGAAGGTGTGAAATGACCGGAAGACCTCGCGCTGTATTACGTAAGTTTAAACTTTCAAGAATTGCGTTTAGAGAACTAGCACATAAAGGGCAACTCCCAGGTGTGAAAAAATCAAGTTGGTAA
- a CDS encoding GTP-binding protein — MTDTFTLPITLVTGMTEQGKTSLIKQLNRYRVNTKKVIHFRDPNSTYRCDAEGPYFQKTPVTEVFHDMEATSYDELMALLYHIQSQKDVDEIIVTKAYDSNLDLLLYDTQKGGPFFQITHHIHVIDAVNFWFQYSSKDTVQTKSIFHAETVDHTIGELLVLQLELADSLYISNEHRLNEERLNELIWFLKKLNPLANIMTHANFNKHTSSIGDTIWPEEHKADYLYRHQLQAFKPKSPLALVGDYGIETFIYQSNSPASLSQLKAFFSHLPDGILRTKGVCYTPFTHESHTISQVGASVEIMSEDPPYVKPSTSEYLTEFLFIGQHLNPQSIREKLDICLSDVSYPLTKEH, encoded by the coding sequence ATGACTGACACTTTTACATTACCGATAACACTCGTAACTGGGATGACTGAGCAGGGAAAAACCTCACTTATTAAGCAGCTCAATCGATACAGGGTTAATACAAAAAAAGTGATCCATTTCCGTGACCCAAATAGCACCTATAGGTGTGATGCTGAAGGTCCGTACTTTCAGAAAACACCGGTGACAGAAGTCTTTCATGATATGGAAGCAACCTCTTATGACGAGCTAATGGCGTTGCTATATCATATTCAAAGTCAGAAAGATGTGGACGAAATCATCGTGACTAAAGCGTATGATTCTAATTTAGATTTACTTCTCTACGACACTCAAAAAGGGGGACCTTTCTTTCAAATCACACACCACATCCATGTAATAGATGCTGTAAACTTTTGGTTTCAATATTCATCAAAGGATACGGTTCAAACTAAGTCGATATTTCATGCAGAAACGGTCGATCATACAATTGGAGAATTGCTTGTTCTTCAATTAGAATTGGCTGATAGTCTATATATATCCAATGAACACCGGCTGAATGAAGAACGCTTAAATGAACTAATCTGGTTTCTAAAAAAGCTCAACCCTTTGGCAAATATTATGACGCATGCTAATTTTAACAAGCATACGTCTTCCATAGGTGATACAATCTGGCCTGAGGAACACAAGGCCGACTACCTTTACCGCCATCAACTGCAAGCATTCAAACCGAAAAGTCCTTTAGCACTAGTGGGAGATTACGGAATAGAGACATTTATTTACCAAAGCAACTCTCCTGCTTCCTTAAGTCAGCTTAAAGCTTTTTTTTCACATCTGCCTGACGGTATTCTGCGAACAAAAGGGGTGTGTTATACTCCTTTTACACATGAGAGTCACACTATTTCCCAAGTAGGTGCTTCAGTTGAAATTATGTCAGAAGATCCCCCCTATGTGAAACCTTCAACCTCTGAATATTTAACTGAATTTTTGTTCATAGGTCAGCATCTAAATCCACAAAGCATTCGAGAAAAACTAGATATATGTCTATCAGATGTGAGCTATCCTTTAACAAAGGAGCATTGA
- a CDS encoding VOC family protein, giving the protein MCELDNVRLLVTKFADCYRFYKDILGFKVTWGDSRSGYVSFEAGKNKEFAIFDRHAMAEAVGTTVLPTAVQAQDRFALIFKVEEELEQMVIRLQSQNVDIASGVQDRPDWGIKAVHLRDPDGNLIELFSELSKDKWHRDLLEEDKKFN; this is encoded by the coding sequence ATGTGTGAGCTAGATAATGTCCGTTTGTTAGTGACTAAATTTGCAGATTGTTACCGATTCTATAAAGATATTCTCGGGTTTAAGGTAACATGGGGTGACAGCAGAAGTGGTTATGTAAGTTTTGAAGCTGGTAAGAATAAAGAATTCGCTATTTTTGATCGTCATGCGATGGCTGAGGCGGTAGGGACAACCGTTTTACCAACAGCTGTTCAGGCACAAGATCGTTTTGCATTAATTTTTAAAGTGGAAGAAGAGTTAGAACAAATGGTTATTCGCCTACAGTCACAAAACGTAGACATCGCTAGCGGGGTTCAAGATAGACCTGATTGGGGTATTAAAGCAGTTCATCTTAGAGATCCAGATGGCAATTTGATTGAATTGTTTTCCGAATTATCAAAGGATAAATGGCACCGTGATCTACTTGAAGAAGATAAGAAATTTAACTAA
- a CDS encoding MerR family transcriptional regulator: MISIKEVSKQTGVTVRTLRHYDHIDLLKPSGKTDGGHRLYGEYEIRKLQSIQFLKTLRFSLQDIKRLLGDENDDWYNQLQKQLNYCLQEKQKIEQVEKLLRGLMNEFILKGENDLLHLQKLIRLYENNLSQKEQFLTEKFNKEERALLDLLPNMNQGDPDTVEWLSLLAQLQKHMNKGIAADEVQGIIRRMLEKEKTTFGTNQAFSDKIWEIRKSPEASAKAGFYPLDPEVLQFIEEAADYHDKHKTDAQNNY, encoded by the coding sequence ATGATTTCTATTAAAGAGGTGTCTAAACAGACAGGTGTTACAGTGAGAACACTACGTCATTATGACCATATTGATTTGTTAAAGCCTTCAGGGAAAACGGACGGCGGGCATCGACTATATGGTGAATATGAAATTAGAAAATTACAGAGCATTCAATTTTTAAAAACATTGCGGTTTAGTTTACAGGACATTAAACGTCTTTTAGGTGACGAAAATGATGATTGGTACAATCAATTACAAAAGCAATTGAACTACTGTTTACAGGAGAAACAAAAAATCGAACAAGTAGAGAAATTACTTCGTGGCCTCATGAATGAATTTATATTAAAGGGGGAAAATGACCTCCTTCATTTACAAAAACTTATTCGATTATATGAAAACAACCTATCTCAGAAAGAACAGTTTTTAACGGAAAAATTTAACAAAGAAGAAAGAGCCTTATTAGACCTTTTACCAAATATGAATCAAGGTGATCCAGATACAGTGGAGTGGCTGTCCTTATTAGCTCAATTACAAAAACATATGAATAAAGGCATTGCAGCAGATGAAGTCCAAGGTATTATTAGGCGGATGCTTGAAAAAGAAAAAACCACTTTTGGAACGAATCAAGCATTCTCCGATAAAATTTGGGAGATAAGAAAATCACCAGAAGCCTCGGCCAAGGCAGGCTTTTACCCGCTTGATCCTGAAGTTCTTCAATTTATTGAGGAAGCAGCAGATTATCATGACAAACATAAAACAGATGCTCAAAACAATTATTAG
- a CDS encoding AraC family transcriptional regulator, which yields MTINIEIFPKYRIAYVRQVGPYGSANMQAMERLKKWAVKKNLLKSAIILGIPQDNPETTPPESCRYDACIVISKNYQIDDSIEENELAEGKYVICKVKHTPEDVQRAWTHIGTFLENTQYQIDNKPVVERYSFEMINNGYCELCVPIIS from the coding sequence ATGACTATTAACATTGAAATATTTCCAAAGTACCGCATTGCATATGTAAGGCAAGTTGGTCCATATGGCTCTGCTAACATGCAAGCAATGGAAAGATTAAAAAAGTGGGCTGTGAAGAAAAATCTTCTAAAATCAGCTATAATACTTGGCATTCCTCAAGATAACCCTGAGACCACACCTCCTGAGAGCTGTAGGTATGATGCATGTATTGTGATTTCAAAAAACTATCAAATTGATGACTCGATCGAAGAAAATGAACTTGCTGAGGGGAAATATGTTATATGCAAAGTCAAACACACACCGGAAGATGTTCAAAGAGCCTGGACTCATATAGGTACTTTTCTAGAAAACACTCAGTACCAAATTGATAACAAACCAGTTGTAGAAAGGTATTCATTTGAGATGATTAACAACGGTTATTGTGAATTATGTGTCCCTATCATATCGTAA
- a CDS encoding erythromycin esterase family protein, whose protein sequence is MDIGQEESQYRFDFLKDQLKDKRFVFIGESSHCVKQYSMAKIQLIKFLHAQLGFNVLAFESELGDCSIGDYLRKELTPLKFMEGSIGRVWHNDYNLELFNYMKDTEEGTSLHLSGLDVQQSAGKHFIPFVESYLPSSVKQLLIEFERLTNYILEYGGFFKKRKLKQSVSELDSLGTHLLKEVQGQKHQDKTLQHIIVRSIENRLAYCKANVQQSFFRQFELRDQMMADNLQFLAEKIYPHEKFIIWAHNMHIRKNSKDSLLSPYKSILENLKDSIKNESFVMALYAHNGEMSDQMGNAYSIKKSTRKHMEWLLNHAPYQNSFISSQLEWGEHKWRVYEGGGLRQSLVPARQYDGLLFFKNVSPAFPKHEKVP, encoded by the coding sequence GTGGATATCGGCCAAGAGGAGTCGCAATACCGTTTTGACTTTTTGAAAGATCAACTAAAAGATAAAAGGTTTGTGTTTATAGGAGAGAGCAGCCATTGTGTCAAACAATACAGCATGGCGAAAATACAACTCATTAAATTCCTGCATGCGCAATTAGGTTTCAATGTTCTAGCGTTTGAGAGTGAATTAGGAGATTGTTCAATCGGTGATTATTTACGCAAGGAGCTAACGCCACTAAAGTTTATGGAAGGGTCTATAGGGAGAGTTTGGCACAATGACTATAATCTTGAATTATTTAATTACATGAAAGACACGGAGGAGGGAACGTCTTTACATTTATCAGGTCTGGATGTTCAGCAAAGCGCAGGCAAGCATTTTATTCCGTTTGTTGAATCGTATCTCCCCTCGTCTGTGAAGCAGTTATTGATAGAATTTGAACGTTTAACCAACTATATTTTAGAGTATGGAGGATTCTTTAAAAAAAGAAAGTTAAAGCAGTCTGTCAGCGAGCTCGATAGCCTTGGCACACATTTGCTAAAAGAAGTACAGGGACAAAAACATCAGGATAAAACATTGCAACACATAATCGTTCGTTCTATAGAGAATAGGTTAGCGTACTGCAAAGCTAATGTTCAACAAAGCTTCTTCAGACAATTTGAATTGAGAGATCAAATGATGGCTGATAACTTACAGTTCCTGGCTGAGAAAATCTATCCCCATGAGAAATTCATTATTTGGGCCCATAATATGCACATTCGAAAAAATAGCAAAGATAGTCTGCTTTCCCCTTATAAGTCCATCCTTGAAAATCTCAAAGACTCAATAAAAAATGAAAGCTTTGTAATGGCTCTCTATGCACATAATGGCGAGATGAGTGATCAGATGGGAAATGCTTATTCCATAAAAAAATCGACACGCAAGCATATGGAATGGTTACTCAACCATGCACCTTATCAGAATAGCTTCATATCAAGTCAACTTGAATGGGGAGAGCATAAATGGAGAGTATATGAGGGTGGGGGCCTACGTCAATCACTAGTCCCAGCTCGTCAGTACGATGGACTACTATTTTTCAAAAATGTCTCACCTGCTTTTCCTAAACACGAAAAAGTGCCGTAA
- a CDS encoding type 2 lanthipeptide synthetase LanM family protein, translating into MDRYVEEASYQIVKESITEFNNVFNKDDFFIPFFSYFVSTFEKRVTEAINRLPDDKVQKESLLASLLVNYKRKIVNVMSKMVIYEFHNTFEKYDPSDDTKYYKAFNNLLGDPNNIEAILEKYPVLVEMITSIEDNFLHNHIKIIQRYQNDHTYIEKKLRITLGDLLKASIDMGDTHRDGNSVAILECEENTLVYKPRSLTVDCLYEDIIIFFNETCQTNLKTMRTCDRGDYGWQEYIEPLPLKEKQEAEVFYKELGMHLGFIYMFQGSDFHYENIMAHGSKPVLIDLETLFQPNLYFNGVDEIEKPKQFLDNLNRTVYKSLFLNHTTYPEETKIMHLYALSNVENQSYDEEQVMYKGTDHLALQKVPTLMTRGDNLPVYQNEIIEIFGYEKEFIKGFEHVYAFFRENYLSISKIINQFPDFPVRIVTRPTYIYTSFLKSLLHPKYLGEFSERERVLSFFNDSYEDFQSFRTIVPYEKCDLYKGDVPYFYANFNETKLYNSQDEVVNCQIVKNSPKQEVESRMANLSTEDLDFQVKLINMSLSASLANCDTHEVSNTEEVYRVGLEIKGIDDLLQKETTTIFNERLEYGDGVQWMSLSISPSGQMVAGPLSFGLYDGLAGIVLYLATYTHYHAPGAIISDEKLQHIHHSVVNILENSTVKDSFSAYYGLGSYIYYIEKLRELNILTTENVTKQYEKFCFQLTKNLDNIHATDFIGGLAGILKLLSLLYKNHKLPLLKKTASLVYRSLLSKVKGENNQLYWEADSFKDTVLTGFSHGLTGICYALSEFSLIASTETKKDIANVITKALRYEDKFFDHDKRDWKDNRQNNMTFSSPFWCHGATGILLGRLKIKQNMGTMCSVNYINDALSTTLKYGDDHTQGNSLCHGTLGNLDSLLAIKDDPFLAERKEEIEQTINKWLTHYREDMITNGWNNGVKNDFSSVGFMLGRTGQLYTLLRAQNNHIPSVLLLD; encoded by the coding sequence GTGGATAGATATGTAGAAGAGGCAAGCTATCAAATAGTAAAAGAAAGTATCACAGAGTTTAATAACGTATTTAATAAAGATGACTTTTTTATTCCTTTTTTCTCATACTTTGTTTCAACCTTTGAAAAACGCGTCACTGAAGCAATAAACAGGCTTCCAGATGATAAGGTTCAAAAAGAATCTCTGCTTGCATCATTACTAGTCAATTATAAACGAAAAATAGTTAATGTCATGTCTAAAATGGTTATTTACGAATTTCATAATACATTTGAGAAGTATGATCCGTCCGATGATACGAAATATTATAAAGCGTTTAACAATTTGTTGGGTGACCCTAATAATATTGAGGCCATCTTAGAGAAATACCCTGTATTAGTTGAAATGATCACTTCTATTGAAGATAATTTTCTCCATAATCATATAAAAATCATTCAACGCTATCAAAATGACCATACATATATAGAAAAAAAACTGAGGATAACATTAGGTGATCTATTAAAGGCATCCATTGATATGGGTGATACACATCGAGATGGAAATTCAGTAGCTATCCTCGAATGTGAAGAAAATACACTCGTATATAAACCAAGATCCCTAACCGTCGACTGCTTATACGAAGACATTATTATTTTTTTTAATGAAACGTGTCAAACCAATTTAAAAACAATGAGAACATGTGATAGAGGTGATTACGGTTGGCAGGAATATATAGAACCATTACCTTTGAAAGAAAAACAAGAGGCAGAGGTTTTCTATAAAGAATTAGGCATGCATCTAGGATTTATTTATATGTTTCAAGGCTCTGATTTTCATTATGAAAATATAATGGCACATGGATCAAAACCGGTATTAATAGATCTTGAAACGTTATTTCAACCGAACTTGTATTTTAACGGCGTTGATGAGATAGAAAAACCAAAACAATTTCTAGATAACCTGAATCGGACAGTTTATAAATCACTTTTTTTAAATCATACGACATATCCGGAAGAGACGAAAATAATGCACTTATATGCGCTTTCGAATGTAGAGAATCAGTCGTATGACGAGGAACAAGTGATGTATAAGGGAACGGATCATCTGGCCCTTCAAAAGGTGCCTACATTGATGACAAGGGGAGACAACTTACCAGTCTATCAAAATGAGATTATTGAGATTTTTGGATATGAAAAGGAATTTATTAAAGGATTTGAACATGTATATGCCTTTTTTAGGGAAAACTATCTTTCTATTAGCAAAATCATTAATCAGTTCCCAGACTTTCCTGTCCGGATCGTCACGAGACCCACTTATATATATACGAGTTTCTTAAAGTCATTACTTCACCCAAAGTATTTAGGGGAGTTTTCAGAAAGAGAACGAGTATTGTCTTTTTTTAATGACTCCTATGAAGATTTTCAATCATTTCGTACCATCGTGCCATATGAAAAGTGTGATCTTTATAAAGGAGATGTCCCATATTTTTATGCAAATTTTAATGAAACGAAGTTGTACAATAGTCAAGATGAGGTCGTTAACTGTCAAATCGTTAAAAATAGTCCGAAACAAGAAGTAGAAAGTCGAATGGCAAACTTGTCTACTGAAGACCTTGATTTTCAAGTGAAATTAATTAATATGTCATTGTCAGCTAGTTTGGCTAATTGTGATACACATGAGGTTTCTAATACGGAGGAAGTGTATAGGGTGGGATTGGAAATAAAAGGTATAGATGATTTACTACAAAAAGAGACGACAACTATTTTTAACGAACGCTTAGAATATGGAGATGGCGTTCAGTGGATGTCGTTATCTATAAGTCCATCCGGACAGATGGTGGCTGGGCCTCTAAGTTTCGGATTATATGATGGACTCGCTGGTATTGTATTATACTTAGCTACGTATACTCATTATCATGCACCAGGAGCAATAATTTCGGATGAAAAACTACAACATATACATCATTCAGTAGTCAACATACTAGAAAATAGCACGGTGAAAGATAGCTTTTCAGCTTATTATGGCTTAGGATCGTATATCTATTATATCGAAAAGCTTAGAGAATTAAATATATTAACGACGGAAAATGTCACCAAACAGTATGAAAAGTTTTGTTTCCAGCTAACTAAGAACCTTGATAATATCCATGCAACTGATTTTATCGGTGGATTAGCAGGTATCCTCAAACTACTTAGCCTGCTTTACAAAAATCATAAGTTACCTTTGCTAAAGAAGACTGCGTCTCTCGTTTATCGTTCGCTTCTTTCCAAAGTTAAGGGAGAGAATAATCAGTTATATTGGGAAGCAGATTCTTTTAAAGATACTGTATTAACAGGTTTTTCTCATGGCTTAACAGGTATATGTTATGCTCTGTCAGAATTCTCGCTGATCGCATCAACTGAAACAAAAAAAGACATAGCAAATGTTATTACAAAAGCTTTACGTTATGAAGATAAATTCTTCGATCATGATAAACGTGATTGGAAAGATAACCGACAAAATAACATGACTTTTTCTTCCCCTTTTTGGTGTCATGGTGCTACAGGGATTTTACTAGGAAGGTTGAAAATTAAGCAAAATATGGGGACGATGTGCTCGGTAAATTATATTAATGACGCGTTATCCACCACTTTAAAATACGGTGACGATCATACACAAGGAAATTCCTTATGTCATGGCACGTTAGGCAACCTTGATAGTTTACTTGCGATAAAAGACGATCCCTTCTTAGCAGAGAGGAAAGAAGAAATTGAACAAACGATTAACAAATGGTTAACTCATTATCGTGAGGATATGATTACAAATGGTTGGAACAATGGTGTGAAAAATGATTTTTCAAGTGTTGGTTTTATGCTTGGTAGAACGGGTCAATTATACACACTATTAAGAGCACAAAATAATCACATTCCTTCTGTTTTGTTACTAGATTGA
- a CDS encoding class II lanthipeptide, LchA2/BrtA2 family, which produces MKRVNGIEEISETELKNLAGGSNDNQPATWTITIPISAAACPTTQCASVVKPCNG; this is translated from the coding sequence ATGAAAAGAGTTAACGGAATTGAAGAAATTTCTGAAACAGAGCTTAAGAACCTTGCTGGTGGATCTAATGATAACCAACCTGCAACGTGGACAATCACAATCCCGATTTCAGCTGCTGCTTGTCCAACAACACAATGCGCTTCAGTAGTAAAACCGTGTAATGGCTAA